CACTCGACGGCATGGCCGAGGCCGGTCGCGATCAGCAGCTCGACACCTTCGACGGAGAGTTCTCGGTCGTCGCGGATGACGAGGCGCCGATCGGTAGTGAGGGCTTCGATCCGCAGGACGACGAGCTCCGCCAGGTCGAACAGAAACAGTCGAACGCCATCCCGATGCAGGCACGCGTCCGAGCGGCAGAACACGTCGACGCCGAGACGGGCGAGATCCGCGAGTCGGCCGCCACTCAGCAACAGGACGACGGCGCCCCAGGCTTCGCCGACGCTCACGCTGCGGTGCGCGCTGGCGACTTCGACATCGCGCGCGACATTGCCCGCAAGCTGCCCGACGCCCAGCGCCAGCAGATCGAGACGGCGATCGCCAACCTGGAAGGCGGCCAGCAAGACGAATCGCCTGCACGTGGCCGCGGCCGCCAGCGCGGTCAGGGCGGGCTGGGCCTCGACTGACCGATCCCCGGGGCTGCGGAGGGCGAGCATTCGCCAAGACGCGTTCGCAGGAGCGCCCGGTCGCCGAGCGCAGCCCCACCCAACACCCGAGGACGCCATGAGCGAAACCGTTCAGGACCACTACATCGAGGGCGACTTCGAAGTACTGCTCGATGACGCCGAAGCAAACGCCGGCAACGACTGGGAGGAGCAGTTCGTAGCTGACATGAAGGAGCGCTACCGGCAGTACGGCCGGCGCATGTTCATCAGCGCCGCCCAGCGCTCGCAGCTCGAGCGAATCGCCGACGACGAGGACTGACCCATGATCCGCAACATTGTTGCCTACCCCTTACCGCACGGCTGGCCGCATCTTGCGAATGAGACGGCAGATCTGCTGTCTCGCCGCAAGTTTCAGGGATGCGGCCCGCTGGACACCGTGCATACCGGCTTCGTGCCGCCACGCGATGACGCCGAACTGTGCGAGGCCATCGCCGGCCGCTACCTCTTCTGCCATCAGCACGAGGAGAAGATCCTTCCCGCCTCGGTCGTCACCGAGTACGTCGAGATCAAGTGCGAGGAGATCGAGCAACAGCAAGGCTACAAGCCTGGGCGATCCCAACGGAAAACCATCAAGGAGGAGGTCATTGCCGAGCTGCTTCCGCAGGCCTTCACCAAGAAGCGACGCACCCTCGCGTGGATCAACAGGGATCGCGGCTGGCTGATCATCGACGCGACAAGTGCAAAGCGTGCGGAGGATGTGCTCCAGGACATGCGACACGCGCTCGACACGATGCCGGTCGCGCTACTGAGCACCGAAATCAACCCCGCCCGCGCGATGCTCGGCTGGCTCGCTGACAACGAGGCCCCAGCACGCTTCACGATCGACTCCGACTGCGAACTCGTCTCCTTCGCCGAGGACGAGGGCATCGTCCGTTACTCCAACTGGGATCTGTCCGGCGAGGACGTGCAGTACCAGCTTTCCATTGGTCGAGCGCCCACCCTGCTCGGCCTCACGTTCGATGACCGCATCAGCTTCATCCTGACGAACCGGCTCGAACTCAAGCGGATCGTGTTGCTCGACATCGTGACCGCGGGTCAGGACGAAGCAGACGACGCGGTCGCGAAGTTCGACGCCGATTTCACGCTGGTCGCCGCCGAGATTGAGGGCGCGCTGGAGGCGCTGGTCGGCGAGTTGGGTGGCCTGGCGAAAAAGGGTGATCCCGATCTCGTCGACATGGCCAACGGGGGCGCAGACCCTGGCCGTAGCACCGGTGATCTACGGCGTGAAGTGCGTTCGGCGTTCGAGAAGCTGGCCGAGGGTGTTGCAGCTGATGGCGGCAGCATGACGTTCAGCACCGGAGACGGC
This genomic window from Thauera humireducens contains:
- the rdgC gene encoding recombination-associated protein RdgC; protein product: MIRNIVAYPLPHGWPHLANETADLLSRRKFQGCGPLDTVHTGFVPPRDDAELCEAIAGRYLFCHQHEEKILPASVVTEYVEIKCEEIEQQQGYKPGRSQRKTIKEEVIAELLPQAFTKKRRTLAWINRDRGWLIIDATSAKRAEDVLQDMRHALDTMPVALLSTEINPARAMLGWLADNEAPARFTIDSDCELVSFAEDEGIVRYSNWDLSGEDVQYQLSIGRAPTLLGLTFDDRISFILTNRLELKRIVLLDIVTAGQDEADDAVAKFDADFTLVAAEIEGALEALVGELGGLAKKGDPDLVDMANGGADPGRSTGDLRREVRSAFEKLAEGVAADGGSMTFSTGDGRVIVGAGNEHDPLYPDAKRIVLEQRRPSISLVQRHLRIGYNRAARLIEQMERDGIVSAMRADGSREVLAA